The Xenopus laevis strain J_2021 chromosome 4L, Xenopus_laevis_v10.1, whole genome shotgun sequence genomic sequence tttttgcaatctggtggctagggtccaaattaccctagcaaccatgcactgatttgaatgagagactggaatatgaataggatagggcctggatagaaatatgagtaataaaaaatagtaataacagtaaattcgtagccttacagagcatttgtttttagatggaccCCAACTGAAAGTTGGAGGAGTCAGAAGACGACAAACTCTCTGTTACATGCCAAAACTGTATAATAGGtgtcaaaaataaacaaatgttttctgggttttttccctTCCATCTCCCTTCCCTTAGGAAAgcacccccatatgtaatataacgCACTACCTTTGGATCTGCAACAGTTATATGCATTTCCAGGTGGAAAAATATCACATATCTGTCTATGATGGAAGGTTTTCCTTGCAATTTATATCGATGATAAAAAATCTGTTGGCACTAAATGGTTACACGTGTATACACGTATTATTGCATTTAACTCTATCAAGAGACATTGAGTTGCACATCCCTCTTGATTTGCAATAATTAGGACCTTATATTAATTTGTTGAAATTGTGCATGCATGGCCGTTAAGTAAAATCTTTGTAAAATTAGTGCTGACCATAACTCGGATTAAtaatctggggattttttttcggTTGTTGATATTtgcactgatatacagtattgttGTTTTGGAATACACTTTATTTAAAAGCTGAACCATAATTTTTTGGAATGGCATTGTCTGTGTTTGTATGGGTTAGGGTTTTTGGGAATAAATAATGCCTTTTCATTTTACTTGTTTGTTTACTGTTGTTTGTTTGATCACCAGGggttaaatgttttattgatgcTGCTTCTATTggtcaatatttatatatttaagacacCCATGGTggcaatatattgtatttaagatATATACTATTGGAGAACCTTTATTAAGATTAAGAAGTGAGGCAATATTCTTCCCTGCTCACAGGTGTCCCTTGCACAGACTTAGGGGAGtcacatgcacagtacagaacATCTTTGGTGACAGGGTATGTGTTGAAGTAATGGAGGGGATACCTTGGAGTGGGAAAGAAAATGTCAGTGGCACCCTCTGTAGGAAAGGACACCAGGTTGTTTAGGTTTTTAAAGAAGAGGCAGCAAGTCTTTTACAATAGTAGTTATTTGGGAAGAAAAAGTTGCAAACAATGTGACATAAAGTATATGATGATTCACTGTCTGCTGAGAGACATGCAAATAAGCCTTTGTTTACTGGAAATGTACAGTAAGGGTTTCAACAGCAACTTCTAAACTAAAATCTAAGGACCAGGCTGCTGTGATCATCTGATGTATCacttggaataaataaaaaaaaacaatttgtaggCCAGACTGCCCACACAAATATAGTAAAACACTTCTCAGCATGGTCTGATTTCACCTGAATCGCAACCAGTAAATCAACTTGATCACTAGTTTTCAGCTTTGTGTTATATTCACCAAAACGTTATGCGTATTCCAGGCATTCTTTAGGTTTATGTCATGTCACGCTATTATCATATTATTATGCTGTCCTAATTTTTAATTTAGGTGGATTATCAATTTGGTGGGGGGGAGGGGCTCTCACTCCTAAACAGTGTTTGAAAAAGCATTCAGAGGCAATCGACATTTATCTTTTTTGATAGATGTGCTTCAGTTAATAACtgagaaaataaaatcaaacttCTGGTAATTCTTTGCTGTTGTCCAGTCCCCATGTACTTAATTGTGAATCCTGTCATTGTTATAAATGGAATATGCCTGTCTGTAACAACTGGTTTCAGCccaaaaaatgcacatttgagCAGTTTCCAATCACGTGAATAACACATTAGTGAATGGTAAATGTTAGCAACATAATGTTACAATTTCTTATGTCAAGTCTCCTAGCAAATGGAATATTCTAGTGGTTTTAGATTTGTGCTCATCCAGTTTGGGTTGGTATGACAAGCAAcctaacaaatactgtatatccacaGGGGGGTAGCTGGCTATGCTGGCACTTACAAAATGTCATAGATAGGTCTTTTTCtaagttttattaattaataaccaACAGTTATAAAGTTATGGTGGGGACTAACCTACCTGAAGGAAGGACcatgccagagtactgcacagggaATTTTAGATGAGggaaaaaggaggttctctctgcacagtgggttgattggtACAGACACTATTACTGCTTGAGCTAGGTGACAACCTGCTTGggtttcctatcatcgacacactgcagattcagaacacacagcagggctgctgaactccTCTCATGGTGAGAGATGCaactcctgctggtagcagattttggggccatcctctctgtagttagaggcagcctaatactcagtggtggatataatgacatagtactgatctcaagtcttcaatGAGAAACTgtagagcatagtagtgatctcttatggaatgcTGGCTTTGAGTATTGCCTTGTAGTGATGTttgtttatttgataaaatgtgaattaaaTGCTGTGGtgattttaccccatttctggctcctggtgtttcattaaggtactgtatgtaacaatggggttcagtgggatggctgaaagcgAAGGGTAATTGAGGCGTTCCCAAGTCGGGGGCTTTGTTTAGTATACACAGATAAAAGATGGATTGCAAACCTACAGCAATTGATTGTTTGGGCTGCTGCTtaagatttgttgcctgcaagTGAAAAATCTAATAATACCTTAACTTTGGTGACAGTGTAAATGGCTGTTGGTGATGAGTTCTGTGAGCCTCCTGATCAGTGAGTCTCTTCCTGCGCTTCCTACTCACTGTTCGCTCACAGAACTAATTGCGAACACACTGTTATAACTCACTGATCGATTTAACAGGAGGCTCACAGAACTGATCGGGGGAAGACGCTGGCAATTTATGAGAGACTATGAGGGCTGATAAAACGATACTCCCGCGTACtaggcgctgatccaggacaccatGTGAGGACACAAGAATTTATGTTGAAATGTCGGCTTTATTGGAACAAACACACAGGGAATCTTGCGGTGGGTATGCTGGGCTGACTTACGTGTTTCTTGCTggatctcccggcacttcctcagagtcctGGACACTTTTTATGGTGAGTCAGGGAGAAGGGATCTCGCTGGCCCACAATCTATTAAAATGCTTCCTATTACACAGGTAGTATGTCAGATCTACTGGGTAAAACAGTACTGGTATGGGGCTGGAAAGAAGGGAGTGTTCTGTAGCCTAACAATAATCTTATTGCAGGCAGAAATTATATGCTTGCATATCCAGCATTGACTATAtgcttaatattaataaaaattatgtttccGGTACTCTTCACTCATTGTGTTGCTCACAGACAAGTTTTTCATCTGAGTGTGGCTCACGGGgtgaaaaaggctggggaccccttcAATAAACTAAAAGAGaagtttttagaatttttagtttttaaatttatcattaatattaaaaaaagatcaGACTTACTGGCACATTAAACTTACATccttatatacatacagtatgttatacaTAGAAAACGCCAACAGCTACCATATCAAACATGCATGAGTATTTACAGAAAAGATCAATAAGTTCCATATTTTGTCATCCTCCAACTCCATTCAGTTCAGTGCAGACAAGGAACTGTATAAGCAGAATCTTGGTCAGACAGAAAGTTACCGCAGAGAGTGTTACCACTCTCTACCGCAGACTGCTAGCTCACTGGGCAAAAACTGGTGGGGTGTTTAATGATGACTGGGCTTTCTTCTGTGCCAGCTCTGCCTTGAGAACATTCAGTTCAGATGATGCTTGTTTCCTCATctgaaaatacaaaatgaagtaCCGGTTTAATATAACAAATGCTAGTTATTAGGTCCACACTCACATTTTTCCAGGGAGAAAATCAAATTACCTTGATTTCAATCAGAAGCTTGATCCTTGCATTCTCTACTTTGCGTTTAAGTTGATTAAGTTCATGCTGCTTTGTAGTTATTGACATTATGACAGCATTCTAGAAAGAGACACAAATTGTCTTtactctaaaatatattttatatatattaagttttcattttctctagattaactaataaaataaatggattaaataaaatcagattggGTCGGTTACTGCCATCTGATTTTCTCTTGCTCAACTCAAAAAGGGGCATTTTGAGGACATCTGGAATTGCCTGGGAATGAAGtatacacaatttttaaaaatgtgtatttctcaAATACTTTCAAATGATGATGACATGATGCAAACAAGTCTGTAGCATCCTTGGACTATAGGCTACCATAGTTCAATGCTCTACATTCACTTTAATAAATGATCACTTTCCTCTGACATTGATGTACTGTAGGTGGCAGTATGAGAATGAATGAGCCAGTCAACACTTGAAATGCTAGAATGTGGTTATGACATGTTGCTATTAGCTATTGCCAATAAGAGAAGCTGGAAGTACCCCCATACATGTCTAATGACAAAGCACACCATAACACTGATcccataattatattttaaaaataatgcaaaccaTAAAATTTCCATGCAGTAGCCACAGACCAAGGAAAGAGGGTGTTCCATATCGGAGGAGATAAGCAGGTCTGGCAATAGAGAAAGTCTAACATATGGAAGACTCTGCTGAGGTCAATCTGTTTCaggatgttttaaaataaaaggaaactaaATCCACAGCACATACTAGGCGCACACTTGAATGGCTGAAGTTTGCTAAGAATATATTATACATCATCAAGCTTCTTTCCAAAGCAAACACAGACACCATTTAATTTCactcatatttatcaaagagtggagtTAAGAGGTCGCCACAGtgatctagagtgaaattccgccactctccattcaattccatgggattttgaaaggcgtatttatcaaaggatgaactttcacacattgataaaaacttgtttaaaaaatcccatagaaatgaatggagagtggcggaatttctaACTTCCCttttatgataaatataccccatggagtcGCTAAAGTAAATACTTTTTGCATTTTATGCTACTAAACCCCAGCAAATAAGGCActaaaattgtataaatatatcaggACCAGTAGTTATTTTCTTCTTAATAGCTACTGGTGCCTATCATCTTGTCCCTGCACATCTCACAGGAATATTTGTGGCCATGGAATATAAGGTTGCCAgctagctggaaaaaaaaaggtatgGATCTCTTAACTGGCATCCTGGTATTTGGAACACTCCAAAAACCAGGATGGCTGGGGCAGGGGGCATACAGCTATGTTCTCACATAGCTGTGATTTTGCTGTATTAGGTCTCTATTACTATATAATGGTGTCAATTACCTGTAGTTTATTCCAGTGTTCATGACAGAGAAGAACGATAACAGACATAGGGCTGGCATTTTTCCCAAAGTAGCTGGTAATCACCTCCCACACCTTTTGATACAGGCACCACATTCATGGTGGGGCTTCCTTTAATACCTTGCGTTAGCATTGACATGTACACATCCTGTATTCTTTATGATTTAGCATATTATACCTTTAAGAAAATAGTGCATTTATATAGTCATATGCAAGGAAATCAAAGTGTTCTACTGTAGATCTGAATTTGCAGTACCTTTGAATTTGCAGCTAAAGCTGGGGCTTTGGAACACTTTCTGCTATCTCGGGCAGCAAGTTGTGTCATTAGTTTCTTGTAGTAAACCTCCAAGTCATTACGCTGCGTGTTAAGAGTCTCTTCAAGCAAAgatgtgactttttttctttcaaaatatttctttttccaGGAATTTCGGGCTACAATAATAGGGAGAAAATTTGACTGTTGGTTTAAAATCAAAACACTTAATAATTCAAGTGTCGCTATACTGTATTATTAGATcatttgtttataataaaattgGCATGATTCATTTTTGATGGCTATGATGCTTATGTCCAGTATAGAGAAAGCACTCCTTATTTGAGTTTTAGGTACTTTTTATCACAAGTAACTTGCTACGAGAATTTTGGAGCTGTATGTaacataaattattatatatctgAACAGAGGCATAAAGAATTTATTATTTGGCCAACTGCCAAAAAATTTCAAATCTACTTTCTGTCAGATTGGTGAGTTGTTATCTAGTAATGGTGGACATATCTAGAGATTTTTAGATTCTTTGTgagcaacattaagggggttatttattgagaAAATTGAGCTTTTCAAGattagtttcacaaaaaaaaaattgaatttttcaggaaaaaaaccctcaaatttttcaagatttattatgccccgaagctgctaaaagtccaaatccaaaaataccccagctaaaacctgtcacacACGGGCCTATAAGCTGCCGACTTTCagcatcttttatcggcccgtgtatggccaactttagacatAGGTTATATCAATACCTTGGTGTCTCTTTAGCTTGTATTGTTCAATTAGCATCTTTGCTTTCCTGACCAGCTCTTCCCTAGTTTTCTCCATTTGCATTCTTTCATCTTTAAGCTGGTTCAGCTGTTGGGTCAGAGATACCTCTgtacaaagagagagagatggagatgtTAAAGGATTTAATATATGGTGTTTATAACAAGCAGAGATGTTTGAGATAGGATAATAATTGAGATTAAAGGAACTGTACAATATTAGATTGTGACTTAATGGATAAGGATCCTGTTTCCCCACAAGTATTTCATCCACATCATCCCTGTCATTTCTAGTTTTTTCAACTCATGCCTAAGTATTCTCAAAATATCAATTGCATTCTACTTTCCTTGTGTGTAAGACTTTAAGGCCCATCTTTTGAGAGAAGTATACACCCATTTTGAATATATTTCAACTTCATTGCTATAGCACTCTTTACATCAATTTGGCTCCTACCTGGTCCCCATATAAACTGCTAGAAACGTATTCTACCTATTTCACACTGCCCCTTCCCCAGTACATATGCAAGATGTATGTATTGTACATGGCCATGGAGGATGCTGGTGCAgtactttaaaaataaagaaagcaaacaaAACATTACAGCAAAAGTATTTAGCAGAACATTTAATTGAAACCTACTTTGTACTGCAGCCTTGGGGACTGGAGCTTTGACTGTAGGTAAAGTCGGCAGGGGTGGAGGGGATGGAGGAGCATGGTATTGTGCAGGCTCCAGTAGAGGTCTAAAGGAATTATCACCAAACTGTAAACACATATCATCAGATGTGCAAAATATACAGAGAGATGCAATATATAGACCAAACCTGGCAAGTTTAAAAATATGCATTCCACATTCAATTCCAGACCAAATCTAAAATATATCTTCTTGGCAACTTAGTTTTTGCAGGTGACATCAGACCATTAGCACTACTCTAGGTAACTAACAGTGCTAAAAACAAAGAGGCTGTAACTCAATTTAACTTGGTCATAACAAAATCCATTGTGTTTGTGTTTGAAATTCAtcatatgaattattttaaatataaagcctGAACAAAGGCAATTCACCAAGACACCATCAACACCTTTTCTTTACAATCTAAATCttaaatctaaattttaaatttaaatgaaaactatccTAGAGTTCATCCATTTAAATGCCTTTTAAAGAATAGAACtatctgtttttaaaatatttttttttttataagaccaACTCCTACAACTTTAATTTAGGACAGTTACATATAACCACTGGCATATATGTGGGAGTTGTGAACATGGTTGCCGTTTCCTTGATAGATGTCATTTGTATTCCGTTCTGTTACCTAGAGAATCTGCTAATTTATCTCTTTGCCCCCTTTTTACTTCAAAGGATTGAggattaatacagtatatatttaaagataaagtGTTTAAGGTTTTATCCAAAGCACACTGCtcctaaatgaaaatgaaagccttttcatttgttttgtctCAAACAAATATGACAAATATAGATTGCAAATTGCCACCAAATAATGTCTGTGTAAAAGCCTTTTAATCTGTAAATAGTTATTGAAATGTGTTACCTGATCATTCCTTTTTTCACTACGGCTCATGGTAGAATCTGAAGGCAAAAGTGGTTCTAGGCTAAAAACATAAATAGATATTAAAGTTACTATCAGCATGGAATTGTGTATTCTCTTTGTCTCATGGAAAATCAACAGACAACAATTCCAACACCGATTCACTGGTTCTGCATCCAATGTTGTCTATATTATAATGAGTGCTAAGTGGCTTCTTTATAGGAGAAGACTGGGCAGAAGCTAAGGAAATGGAAAGCCTCATGGTATCATACATTTAAAACCAGTTTCATGCATGAGATAAAAAGTGTTACTGTTGCAGTAGCAAGAAGTGTGAAAGATCAGTGGTGTTTTAAGAGGACTTTGATAGGGTaacaaaaatgttctgtttttgttAAGGATTGTAAAAGGACCTAAAACCAAGAActacattttttcctgttttttaacatgtcaaatattttcataattttaaagagatactgaccagaaattaaactcttttttacatctatgatAATATTGCCTTTGGAAGCAATTTATAACTTTCCcaaaaagtatttgcacaatgcttttacattacctgtctgatgccccatgtaaCCTGTtagaggaggctgccatatttgtgcaacagaaaaatagatagatagatagatagatagatagatagatagatagtaatatatgtgcctgtgtgtgtgtctgtgtgtgtgtgtatgttgtggGAATACACTCAAATGTTAGCCTTAGCAATAACTTATTAAAATAGAAAGGCAGTGACATCCAGGTAATTTTAAACAGAAATCCATCTGTTTTATTCGcatcagaatttttaaagagagaaagTAACAGTAACTAACAGAGTTTGTTTATCAACTGGAAGAGCCTGCTCCATTTGGGTGACTGGCCACCCAGGTATTGCTCTTTACAGCAAAGTTTTAGTAGCCCCATCTAGGCAGTTAGTCCATACCTCAGTTTCTAATAGACTTAGAGCTCTCTCAAAAAGTACCTCAAACATacacactatactgtatatatatgagaAGTCTGAAAAGAACACAAGTTTCTCTTCCCAACTGGCATTATAATTAGAAACCTCACTTACAATCCGTTCCTTATACCTGTTCTTCTGCAAATGATCAGGTTCTCGTCCACCAAGTGATTCAGGAATACCAGAATCGCTTGTTGTGTTTCTTCCTTTGCTTTGTTTTGCATCAATAccattttctgtgattttactAGCAGCTGTTGGCATTTTTcctaaaaatatgttaaatataataACGTGTGTGTTATTTGGAGCACAATATAAGGGAAAACACAGAGCTGAAGCACAATGGCTTTACCTATTTAAGCACAAAACTATATATTCAATACTAACACCTTAATATGTcctacagatgttttttttggatCTGCAGTATTGAAGCTGTTGGTCCCCAACAAAGCCCTTTCAACCAGGACAAActttacatataataataatataaaatatctgttattAATTGttgtaatttttcctttttgttgtaAATTGCAACAGCACCAGTAGGgtattttaaacataaaccatAATACCTATAGGTTAAGATGGAGGAATTGATATTATTACTAAACTAAAAAGATTATACAAGCATAACAACATATGCTTTAATGCACATTTTTCTATAAAACTGAAAGCACTTACATATAATTCAGCCTGTGTTATATTTTAATCTGTGCACACATACTATCACTTTCATGCCACAACTACCAAAAAAGCATATAATGATGTTTCCAATCCAAATACACAGGAGTGGCATTCCTATATTGCTTGTAGCTATGCAGCTTTTATCAGTGTAATCAAGAGCACAGGTACAGGGCAAACTGAGATTGGCAGACTGCTATAAAAGAAACAGCTTACACTGGCCTTATTGGTGAAGCCCCCGTGCATTATTATTAGGTCTATTGCACACAGTATGGCTGATCTATTGACAAAGATCCACTTGGACTTTTATTTCAGAGCGCTTGATTTGTATTGATAttctttaaattaatatatttattatcctGTTTTGTTTTGGATAATTGGCAGCTCAGTAAGTACAGTAATTTATTCTCCACCTACTATTCTAACAGTTCAGTAATTATTTCATCACCTGCTATTTTGTTGGcttgtacatatttatttttcaaccaTTGAAATTTCtaacttgctaaaaaggcatcctGCAATTTCCACATTCAAAACACAacattattttaatgtattgcaATTGCCAGTTCTGCTCAACCCCAAACTGATATATTTGTGCATCATTGAACCctcccatatatgtatatacctTGTCCCATAAGCAAAATATGTTTCTCTTTGTTTAGATTTTGTTCGTCAAGGTGCAGTAGATTCATGCTTTTCGCCATGTCTTGTTCTTTTCTGGTAAATGTGGAAGTAatgtcttgtttttcttttcgAGACAATATTGGTTCTTTAATACTTATTTCACTAATTGGATGACTTATAGACTGGATGCTGCTTTGTTGGACCAGCCTAGATGATGATTTGTTGGATGAATTATATTCAGGACTATACTGAGGTTCATCAGAAATGATGGATGATCCATATGTACTTCCCTCATATTCTGCTCCCATAAGTAGATACAATTCTGGTTGGgtagcctgaaaaaaatattcaaaatttttactcagttaaaaaaaatacaacatgaTTAAGAATGAAGTGCCTAATTGTGATATAATTGTTTTGCAGTGATcatgaaaataaacaaaatacagatattaaaggagaacttagcCCCTACCCATTTCCAATCAGTCTACTCACTGCACAGGTCCATCTGCCCATCTTGAACCACATCATCTAGGTAGGTGCCTTAGAGCTTTCCCCGTACCCTGTACCTCTTTAGAAAATGAGGGAGCCTGGGCAAGGAATAAGTTGTGGCTAAACATGGCATTTATCATGCTCTGGTCAAGTAAACAGGTTTGTGACAACCATATGATGTACACCTGAAAAGTTTGTGGACCACTGGGCTATAGTTATTGGGTGGATCCAGTGTTCTTTGTATATAGTTCCTGTGTTTTGGTTTTTACATCCGAGTGGCAGAatagaaaaatgcatttgtttcaaCAAACTCTTTGGCATACAAATAGTTATTTACTATTGACAATGAAatttactataaataaaaaaaatctttatggtAGAGAGAACAGTGTAATATTCACAAAAACAATTCTATGCAGAGAGGAAAAGAGCAAGATGTGACATCTCCCTTAGAATGGAGttcattgattttcaaaagttttCCATTAACCTAATGATGAAATGCTCTTTCAAACACAAATAAGCCGATTTGCATTACTAGACGATTTCAGAACTGGCCTATCATTATTGCTCATATACTTACATAAGGTGGAGCAAATGACTTCAGTTTTAACTCATGTTCTTGCTTTGCTTTTACCTAGGAGCATCAACAAATATGTTACTGCATGATATTGTTATTCCTACATAGACAGTCacctatttcatttttatatattcatttatggcatctcaaaaaaaaccttatctggaAACATCCAAGTTCTGAGCAATCCTGATattatatcccatacctgtataggttagATGGGAATCAAAAAATCCATAGAGCATAATATTTCACTACATGCTAATTGTTTTCAGCGACCTGCTATTATTTGTGCATGAAATTATTCTCAGATGACCAGGGTCAAGAGCATCACCTTTGAACTGCAGGAAATAGATGCATACCTACAGGTACAAATATTATTGGAAAGAGCTACAGTAGTTGCTCAAAGACTGTAGAAGCAGATATAAAACATAACCAGAATTtatacatgtaaataaaaaagagAGATATAAAATGATCACTTGTAACTTCATAGTGTATAGTCTGTGTACTTTATAATCTTTCCTTACAGTCTGTATTATGTTGGACAAACAAAGCAAAGTGTGTCTACCAGAAATATTTGAATATCAGTTCATATGAATATCTGATTAGAGATTTGTCAGATATGAATTGGGAAGGATGCAGAATACATCAGATGACAACATCAATGAGTAAGCAAAATGTAAGCAAAATGGATATGGTTGCATTCTGTGGCCCAAAATAGCTGCTTATATGTTTTCGCtgcttatacagtattttaaaagcaaacatttcctAGAAGCCAGTTATGCTTATTAAAGGTGTAGTATGTATgtatttcttctttatattttAGAAGACAAAAagatgatttttagcaaacttcAGAGCTTTTTAAGTCTACAATCATATTGTAAACATTATACAATAAACATTGCTATGAATTCTGGAACATTGTTGTCATATATTTACGTTATGCAACAGCTTTGGGACTTTTAAAGTAACAGCACTGAGAAGCTGAGCAAATATTTGGCCACAAAACAATTAAATGACGTTGCCTGGATGCAGAAAAGCAGATCTTGTGCTCACATTCAAACAGGAAAGAAGTGAGTCATAGCAAATAAAGGTTCAAAATACAGCTTGCTTTAGTAAGAATTGCTAAGTAACCATTCGTTGGTTTCTGATGCATCATGTATTTAGAATCATTTAAGCGTGTCTCTCTACTGATGATGCATGCAGTTGTAAGCAGGTTGGAATAGTTATGGAAATGCTTCAGAGACAATGGGACACAGAAGTAAAGaagcagagaaaccaacctggttagggtgagatcagctaaaaagagccaaaaagcccttcacatgcatgacatgcagtgtaaagccatctgaaaatagaaggtatttacatgcctcatgctataGACATAGCAGTAGATACTGTATTTACACATAGAAGTACAGAAGTTAATCGGAATGAAGAGAAAGGAATTTAACAACTTTAAGTctaagctgcatttaatgaatataatcactatgataaatgttttaaaacagcaatccggaaggcaaagatagaaaatggggagtgcattgcggcagaggctaagactatcCCCAAAaagtttaagtatattaatagtaaaaaggtgTTGTCACGATCGGCTCCCTAAATACAGAA encodes the following:
- the spata1.L gene encoding spermatogenesis-associated protein 1, with amino-acid sequence MESNLVSMNPSRPSTAGLIELHIYQVPEDLWNFKLNNVSTDLINKFMSVGFIRVSPEMKLRTLRERLGEFLGDDIVLDKFAFLKCVGRSLAVVKAKQEHELKLKSFAPPYATQPELYLLMGAEYEGSTYGSSIISDEPQYSPEYNSSNKSSSRLVQQSSIQSISHPISEISIKEPILSRKEKQDITSTFTRKEQDMAKSMNLLHLDEQNLNKEKHILLMGQGKMPTAASKITENGIDAKQSKGRNTTSDSGIPESLGGREPDHLQKNSLEPLLPSDSTMSRSEKRNDQFGDNSFRPLLEPAQYHAPPSPPPLPTLPTVKAPVPKAAVQKVSLTQQLNQLKDERMQMEKTREELVRKAKMLIEQYKLKRHQARNSWKKKYFERKKVTSLLEETLNTQRNDLEVYYKKLMTQLAARDSRKCSKAPALAANSKNAVIMSITTKQHELNQLKRKVENARIKLLIEIKMRKQASSELNVLKAELAQKKAQSSLNTPPVFAQ